The Desulfatibacillum aliphaticivorans DSM 15576 genome includes a window with the following:
- a CDS encoding MBL fold metallo-hydrolase yields the protein MSNRKQECVEQTFGPVRFLPGPNRGKYPHCHSLFVEEAGVLIDPASDRERLKELRDQGKVQVVWLTHWHEDHIAHLDLFDDLPLWICEEDALPLSSKDIFCDWYALDQPGMENVRAYWMDILESQFHFKPRKPARLLVDGETINLGNVTVDVIHAPGHTPGHTCFYFREPGVLLLGDYDLTPFGPWYGDVLSSIEQTEASVKKLRQVPAKVWTACHETGLFTEQPGQVWDDYLQVIRTREDKLLSFMTEPRTMEDVIGQHIVYLKAREPKEFFEMGERAIMGKHLESLIAQGRAVKNGDYYELI from the coding sequence GTGAGTAATCGCAAGCAAGAGTGTGTGGAGCAGACTTTCGGACCGGTCCGGTTTCTGCCCGGACCCAATCGCGGGAAATACCCCCATTGCCATTCGCTGTTCGTGGAGGAGGCCGGGGTGCTCATCGATCCCGCGTCAGACAGGGAGCGCCTCAAGGAGTTGCGGGACCAGGGCAAGGTCCAGGTGGTCTGGCTCACCCACTGGCACGAGGACCACATCGCCCACTTGGATTTGTTCGACGATCTCCCCTTGTGGATTTGCGAGGAAGACGCCCTTCCCCTATCCAGCAAGGACATCTTTTGCGACTGGTACGCCCTGGATCAGCCGGGCATGGAAAACGTGCGCGCCTACTGGATGGACATCCTGGAGTCCCAGTTTCATTTCAAGCCCCGGAAGCCGGCCCGCCTGCTTGTGGACGGCGAAACCATCAACCTGGGAAACGTGACCGTGGACGTCATTCACGCTCCGGGCCACACTCCGGGCCATACCTGTTTTTACTTCCGGGAGCCAGGCGTGCTTCTTTTGGGGGACTACGACCTCACGCCTTTCGGCCCCTGGTACGGGGACGTTCTTTCCAGCATCGAGCAGACCGAGGCCTCGGTCAAAAAGCTGCGCCAGGTTCCGGCCAAAGTGTGGACCGCCTGCCACGAAACCGGCTTGTTTACGGAACAGCCCGGACAGGTCTGGGACGATTATCTGCAAGTCATACGCACCAGGGAGGACAAGCTCCTGAGCTTCATGACCGAACCCAGGACCATGGAAGACGTCATCGGGCAGCACATAGTTTATTTAAAGGCCCGGGAGCCCAAAGAGTTTTTTGAGATGGGCGAACGCGCAATCATGGGTAAGCACCTGGAAAGCCTCATCGCCCAAGGCAGGGCCGTCAAAAACGGCGACTATTACGAGCTGATTTAG
- a CDS encoding phenylpyruvate tautomerase MIF-related protein: MPLIKIETNQAISEPARQGVMEKASAFVANLFGKTEQYVMVTLEPGKDMMFGATTGPTAQVTIKKIGLDAEKCSEYAKAVCDFLQQELDVPPDRVFAAFEDVNPKQLGWNGKTFG; encoded by the coding sequence ATGCCTTTAATTAAAATTGAAACCAATCAGGCCATCAGCGAACCCGCCCGCCAGGGCGTTATGGAAAAGGCTTCGGCCTTTGTCGCCAACCTGTTCGGCAAGACCGAGCAATACGTCATGGTGACTCTGGAGCCAGGCAAAGACATGATGTTTGGAGCAACGACCGGCCCCACCGCCCAAGTGACCATCAAGAAAATCGGACTGGACGCGGAAAAATGCTCGGAATACGCCAAGGCCGTCTGCGACTTCCTGCAACAGGAGCTGGATGTGCCGCCCGATAGGGTGTTTGCGGCCTTTGAAGACGTTAATCCCAAGCAACTGGGCTGGAACGGCAAAACGTTCGGATAG
- a CDS encoding insulinase family protein codes for MDKQDLTPAYQPGDEISGFTLKRAVPLPRLSAVFYELKHNKTGARYIHLANKDRENTFSVAFKTVPQDSTGVAHILEHTALCGSRSFPVRDPFFSMIKRSMNSFMNAFTSSDWTMYPYSTCNQKDFYNLMQVYLDAAFFPKLDELSFKQEGFRVEEDGDGLVFKGVVYNEMKGAMSSPRDIMGHALMEALYPDVTYGNNSGGDPAHIVDLTHADLVAFHQRHYHPSNAFFYTYGALPLEGHLKMIEERVLSEFEAIDPKTDVEFQPRWDMPKEVHQSYPVAPGSDTNKKGQIAVAWLTCPATDSFEVLALDLLESVLLGNSASPLRKALIESGLGSSLADGTGFHADSLDTMFSVGLKNADDSDPDAVKKIVFDSLNELVKEGIDKTLVDAAIHQYEFQKKEVTNNPMPYGIKLLLNLCSPWFHHGDPVSNLKFDDDLDRLRKEAAKGGFFEGLIKKHFLENNHQILMVLHPDEEKAADMEAEEKEKLEAIAKTLTQEDRETIRAQAQALEKLQEAAEDVSCLPTLGRGDIDDQIQTAHPDPDLSTDGVSAYVQPTNGIVYYSLVARTQNLPVDLLPLLPLFCHVLPKMGSKKRGYVELTRDMAAYTGGIGAKATARTGYNGDGKTLEMVAFASKCLDRNLDRMFDLIKEILFERSFADHKRLDTLVGEYVAALESSIVPSGHQYAISLASRGYSRAKAIEEAWHGVHQLQTAKDLAKSIADDKEAGLADLADKLEQIAQALFVGDSLETGLVGEAETLAKAVKTAEALQKDLAAQGTPREGVADFSFPMPEREAWTTSSQVSFVAHVFPTVRMTHPDAPALAVIAKMLRSLFIHREIREKGGAYGGYAMSNAEEGLFGFASYRDPQLARTIDVFARTYDFILQGDFSDQDVTEAILQVCSDIDKPDAPSTLAQKAFYAKLLGLTDEARKDYKKRVAAVTRTQVMEAAKTWFRKPQDIAPVAAITSKSLLEKANEQLENPLKEIAIG; via the coding sequence ATGGATAAACAAGATTTGACGCCCGCTTACCAACCCGGCGACGAGATATCAGGATTCACCCTCAAACGCGCTGTGCCGTTGCCCCGGCTGTCAGCCGTGTTTTATGAACTGAAGCATAATAAGACCGGCGCCAGGTACATCCACCTGGCCAATAAAGACCGCGAGAACACCTTTTCGGTGGCCTTCAAGACCGTCCCCCAGGATTCCACGGGCGTGGCCCACATCCTGGAGCATACGGCTTTGTGCGGCTCCCGGTCCTTTCCCGTGCGCGATCCCTTTTTCTCCATGATCAAACGCAGCATGAATTCCTTCATGAACGCGTTTACCTCGTCCGATTGGACCATGTATCCCTATTCCACCTGCAATCAAAAGGATTTTTATAACCTCATGCAGGTGTATCTGGACGCCGCATTCTTCCCCAAACTGGATGAGCTGAGCTTCAAGCAGGAAGGCTTTCGGGTGGAGGAAGACGGCGACGGGCTGGTATTTAAAGGAGTAGTGTACAACGAAATGAAGGGGGCCATGTCTTCCCCCCGGGACATCATGGGGCATGCGCTCATGGAAGCCCTTTACCCGGACGTCACCTACGGCAACAACTCCGGCGGCGATCCCGCCCATATTGTGGACCTCACCCATGCGGACCTGGTCGCCTTTCACCAAAGGCATTACCACCCCAGCAACGCCTTTTTCTACACCTACGGCGCCCTTCCTCTGGAAGGCCACCTGAAGATGATCGAAGAACGCGTGCTGTCGGAGTTCGAAGCCATCGACCCCAAGACCGACGTGGAGTTTCAACCCCGGTGGGACATGCCCAAGGAAGTCCACCAGTCCTATCCCGTGGCCCCCGGTTCGGATACCAACAAAAAAGGCCAGATCGCCGTGGCGTGGCTAACCTGTCCGGCTACGGATTCGTTTGAGGTTCTGGCCCTGGATCTGTTGGAAAGCGTGCTTTTAGGCAATTCGGCGTCCCCGTTGCGCAAGGCCCTGATCGAATCCGGCCTGGGCTCCTCCCTGGCTGACGGAACCGGGTTTCACGCCGACAGCCTGGACACCATGTTTTCCGTGGGGCTGAAAAATGCGGACGACTCCGACCCTGACGCCGTCAAAAAAATCGTGTTCGACTCCCTTAACGAACTGGTTAAGGAGGGCATAGACAAAACCCTGGTGGATGCGGCCATTCATCAGTACGAATTCCAGAAAAAGGAAGTCACCAACAACCCCATGCCATACGGCATCAAGCTGCTTTTAAACCTGTGCTCGCCCTGGTTCCATCACGGCGACCCGGTGTCCAACCTGAAGTTTGACGACGACCTGGACCGGCTGAGAAAGGAAGCGGCGAAGGGCGGCTTTTTTGAGGGCCTCATCAAAAAGCACTTCCTGGAGAACAATCATCAAATTTTGATGGTCCTCCATCCCGACGAAGAAAAAGCCGCGGATATGGAAGCTGAGGAAAAGGAAAAGCTGGAAGCCATTGCAAAAACCCTGACCCAGGAGGATCGGGAGACGATCAGGGCCCAGGCCCAGGCTCTGGAAAAGCTCCAGGAAGCCGCCGAAGATGTATCCTGCCTGCCTACTTTGGGCCGGGGGGATATTGACGACCAAATCCAGACCGCCCACCCGGACCCGGATTTGAGCACGGACGGCGTGTCTGCTTATGTGCAGCCCACCAACGGGATTGTGTATTATTCCCTCGTCGCCCGGACGCAGAACCTTCCGGTCGATCTTCTGCCCCTGCTTCCCCTGTTCTGTCATGTGCTTCCGAAAATGGGCAGCAAAAAAAGGGGCTATGTGGAATTGACCCGCGACATGGCCGCCTACACCGGCGGAATCGGCGCCAAGGCCACGGCCCGCACCGGCTACAATGGCGACGGCAAGACCTTGGAAATGGTCGCCTTCGCCTCCAAGTGCCTGGACCGCAACCTGGACAGGATGTTCGACCTGATCAAGGAAATCCTGTTCGAACGCAGCTTTGCAGACCACAAACGCCTGGACACCCTGGTAGGCGAGTACGTGGCAGCCCTGGAATCCAGCATCGTACCCAGCGGGCATCAATACGCCATTTCCCTGGCCTCCAGGGGATACTCCCGGGCCAAGGCCATTGAGGAGGCGTGGCACGGAGTGCACCAATTGCAGACCGCCAAGGACCTGGCCAAGTCCATCGCCGACGACAAGGAAGCCGGGCTGGCGGACTTGGCGGATAAACTGGAGCAAATCGCCCAGGCTCTGTTCGTCGGAGACAGCCTGGAGACGGGCCTGGTGGGCGAGGCGGAAACTCTGGCAAAGGCCGTAAAAACGGCCGAGGCCCTGCAAAAGGATCTGGCCGCTCAGGGAACTCCCCGGGAAGGCGTTGCGGATTTTTCCTTCCCCATGCCCGAGAGGGAAGCCTGGACCACCTCCTCCCAGGTGTCTTTTGTGGCGCATGTGTTCCCCACGGTGCGTATGACCCATCCGGACGCCCCGGCCTTGGCGGTCATTGCAAAAATGCTCCGGTCCCTTTTCATCCATCGGGAGATCCGGGAAAAAGGCGGGGCCTACGGCGGTTACGCCATGTCCAACGCCGAGGAAGGTCTGTTCGGGTTCGCATCCTACCGCGACCCCCAGCTCGCCCGGACCATAGACGTTTTTGCGCGCACCTATGACTTTATCCTCCAGGGGGATTTTTCGGATCAGGACGTGACCGAGGCCATCCTGCAGGTGTGCTCGGACATCGACAAGCCGGACGCGCCTTCCACTTTGGCTCAAAAGGCCTTTTACGCCAAGCTCCTTGGCCTGACGGACGAGGCGCGCAAGGATTACAAAAAACGGGTGGCGGCCGTAACCAGAACGCAGGTTATGGAAGCGGCGAAAACATGGTTTAGGAAACCCCAGGACATTGCGCCGGTGGCGGCCATAACCAGCAAGTCCTTGTTGGAGAAAGCCAACGAGCAGTTGGAAAACCCCTTGAAGGAAATCGCCATCGGATAG
- the tsaA gene encoding tRNA (N6-threonylcarbamoyladenosine(37)-N6)-methyltransferase TrmO, which produces MAIVFEPIGIVHTSEKKMPRHCSISDVEGTLEIRREFQAGLDDVKAGDRIVVLFHFHKSPAFSPELIHQTPPHGPKAKGVFSICSPVRPNAIGMSTLSVLDVQGNVIHVKGLDMMDGTPILDIKPVVTGGPD; this is translated from the coding sequence ATGGCTATTGTTTTTGAACCTATTGGAATTGTACATACTTCGGAAAAAAAGATGCCCCGGCACTGCTCGATTTCAGACGTGGAAGGAACCCTGGAAATCAGGCGGGAATTCCAGGCCGGGCTGGACGACGTCAAAGCTGGCGACCGGATTGTTGTGCTGTTTCATTTTCACAAAAGTCCGGCTTTTTCGCCGGAACTGATTCATCAAACGCCTCCACACGGCCCCAAGGCCAAGGGAGTCTTTTCCATATGCTCCCCGGTCAGGCCCAACGCCATCGGCATGTCGACGCTTTCCGTTCTGGACGTCCAGGGCAATGTTATTCACGTAAAAGGTTTGGACATGATGGACGGAACTCCTATCCTGGATATCAAGCCCGTCGTAACCGGCGGTCCTGATTAA
- the rsmA gene encoding 16S rRNA (adenine(1518)-N(6)/adenine(1519)-N(6))-dimethyltransferase RsmA: MNDFETNNRALSAKALLAAFDLKPKKAKGQNFLADPATARACVERAGLSPDDSVLEIGPGLGALTIPMSRKAKQVIAVEWDSNLAKVLENQIESLGLSNITILNQDILKTDIRGIAERAGGNMVVAANLPYNISSQVLIRLIQNRDLFKKAALMFQTELAQRIMAEPGGKDYGRITVLAQYSSRIRVLYSLGPAHFYPKPQVDSQVLEFLFKEPDPAMNEDILFAVVKAAFAKRRKTLKNALSNSELPFSGEQAQAALDEAGIDPKRRAETLSVDEFVALAKAAGKQLK, translated from the coding sequence ATGAACGATTTCGAAACAAATAACAGGGCCCTTTCCGCCAAAGCGCTGCTGGCTGCTTTTGACTTAAAACCCAAAAAAGCAAAGGGCCAGAATTTCCTGGCCGACCCGGCGACCGCCCGGGCATGCGTGGAAAGAGCGGGCCTTTCGCCGGACGACTCGGTTTTGGAAATAGGCCCCGGCCTGGGCGCTTTGACTATTCCCATGAGCCGCAAGGCAAAACAAGTCATCGCCGTGGAATGGGACTCCAACCTGGCCAAGGTCCTGGAAAATCAAATCGAATCCCTGGGGCTGAGCAACATAACCATCCTGAACCAGGACATCCTGAAAACCGACATCAGAGGGATTGCCGAACGGGCCGGCGGAAACATGGTTGTAGCGGCCAACCTGCCCTATAATATTTCCTCCCAGGTTTTGATCCGCTTGATCCAAAACCGCGATTTATTTAAAAAAGCCGCCCTCATGTTCCAGACCGAGCTGGCCCAGCGCATCATGGCCGAACCCGGCGGCAAGGATTACGGACGCATTACGGTCCTGGCCCAGTACTCCTCCCGCATCCGGGTGCTTTACTCGTTGGGGCCGGCCCATTTCTATCCCAAACCCCAGGTTGACTCCCAGGTTCTGGAATTTCTCTTTAAAGAACCCGATCCCGCGATGAATGAAGACATCCTGTTCGCGGTAGTCAAAGCGGCCTTCGCCAAAAGAAGAAAAACCCTTAAAAACGCCCTGTCCAACAGCGAACTGCCTTTTTCCGGCGAACAGGCGCAAGCCGCCCTGGATGAAGCGGGCATCGACCCTAAACGCCGGGCCGAAACCCTGTCCGTAGACGAGTTCGTAGCCCTGGCCAAGGCTGCGGGCAAACAACTCAAATAG
- a CDS encoding AEC family transporter, which translates to MLSIIETIAPIFMVIMVGWGLSHKKILTQEVSGPLNKIVFYLAIPVMIFEKVAHADFSANFSTTLVVGVLLAAASGFFLAVLVVSIFPVYPRHKGTFAQASFHGNIGYIGLAVAYYFLGDLGLTRASILSAFILILQNFLSVAGLQYFSNNEQTRGKFSVFLKNVAGNPVIISAVAGSAVSLAGIPIPEIISRFLHIISGMALPLALLDIGGSLSFPVIKAHWAPTLATGFIKLLFLPAAGWFLFTMMGVPHDLQLVGIILLGAPTATVTYVMAREMGGATALASSAISLNTLASALTYVLWLGIIVQ; encoded by the coding sequence ATGCTTTCCATTATTGAAACCATAGCCCCCATCTTCATGGTTATTATGGTGGGATGGGGGTTATCCCACAAAAAAATTCTCACCCAGGAAGTCAGCGGCCCGCTGAACAAAATCGTTTTTTACCTGGCTATTCCGGTAATGATTTTCGAAAAGGTGGCCCACGCCGATTTTTCCGCCAACTTTTCCACCACCCTGGTTGTCGGCGTGCTGTTGGCTGCGGCCTCCGGGTTTTTTCTGGCCGTCCTGGTCGTTTCCATTTTCCCTGTGTACCCGCGACACAAAGGCACTTTCGCCCAGGCCTCGTTTCACGGCAACATCGGCTACATCGGCTTGGCCGTGGCCTATTACTTTCTGGGCGATCTGGGGCTCACCCGGGCCAGCATCCTGTCCGCGTTCATTCTGATTTTGCAGAATTTTTTGTCCGTGGCCGGGCTGCAATATTTTTCCAATAACGAACAAACCAGGGGCAAGTTTTCCGTGTTCCTTAAAAATGTGGCGGGCAACCCGGTGATTATTTCCGCGGTGGCGGGCTCCGCCGTCTCCCTGGCCGGCATACCCATTCCCGAGATAATTTCGCGTTTTTTGCACATTATTTCCGGCATGGCTTTGCCCCTGGCCTTGCTGGATATCGGCGGATCCTTGTCGTTCCCCGTAATCAAGGCGCATTGGGCGCCCACCTTGGCCACGGGCTTCATCAAGTTGCTATTCCTGCCTGCGGCGGGATGGTTTTTGTTCACTATGATGGGCGTGCCCCATGATCTCCAACTGGTGGGGATCATTCTTTTGGGCGCTCCCACAGCGACGGTCACTTATGTCATGGCCCGGGAAATGGGCGGCGCCACCGCCCTGGCTTCCTCGGCCATATCCCTTAATACCCTGGCTTCGGCCTTGACCTATGTTTTATGGCTGGGCATTATCGTGCAATAG
- a CDS encoding radical SAM protein — protein sequence MGKRGSKAPSSVTEIGAVRKNWRNRLSIALAFPNSYQVGMSNLGFQTVYHLFNSFDHVVCERVFSPVQGAPESVESKQALNAFDVIAFSLSFENDYPNILSMLHAGGVPLRSDKRDASHPLVIAGGVGCFMNPEPLAIFFDAFILGEAEPVIDHLVENLDLEKSREQVLKDFAANVPGAYVPSFYQPDYKEDGTLLSMNPYSGAPETIERVYVKDVDQAPAVTKIYTEDTTFDNTCLVEVSRGCPHGCRFCTVGYIYRPVRFRSEKVLLDCLDEGLEHTKKIGLMGAAVSDLPCLDELCRRGEETEAVLSFSSFRANNMSEDLVKSLARGKVKTATLAPEAGSQRMRDVIKKNITEQDILDAAQILVEAGIPNLKLYFMVGLPTETKEDVEEIVALTKRIKHRFLKASQPIGRIGTIHISLNSFVPKPFTPFQWAPMDDVKTLKNKIKQVKNGLARVANVTVAADVPRWAFIQALIARGDRRVGEILELAHKNNGNWPQTLKQTPINPDFYVTRQRFPEEVFPWDFIDNRTRKQFLLNEYNRALALE from the coding sequence GTGGGTAAAAGAGGAAGCAAAGCTCCTTCGTCCGTGACGGAAATTGGAGCAGTCAGGAAAAACTGGCGCAATCGATTGAGCATCGCCCTGGCTTTTCCCAACTCCTATCAGGTGGGCATGTCCAACCTAGGCTTCCAGACGGTTTACCACCTGTTCAACAGCTTCGACCATGTTGTTTGCGAAAGGGTTTTCAGCCCGGTTCAAGGCGCGCCCGAGTCCGTGGAAAGCAAACAGGCTCTTAACGCTTTTGATGTAATCGCTTTTTCATTGTCGTTCGAGAACGACTACCCAAACATTCTTTCCATGTTGCATGCGGGAGGCGTCCCGTTAAGGTCTGACAAGCGAGACGCCTCCCATCCCCTAGTGATCGCCGGGGGGGTGGGATGCTTTATGAATCCCGAACCCCTGGCGATTTTTTTTGACGCATTTATTCTGGGCGAGGCCGAGCCCGTCATTGACCACCTTGTTGAAAACCTGGATTTGGAAAAATCCAGGGAGCAAGTCCTGAAGGACTTTGCCGCCAACGTCCCCGGCGCGTACGTCCCTTCGTTTTACCAACCGGATTACAAGGAGGACGGAACCCTCCTTTCCATGAATCCTTATTCCGGCGCACCCGAAACCATTGAACGGGTGTATGTGAAGGACGTGGATCAGGCGCCGGCCGTGACAAAAATTTATACCGAAGACACCACGTTCGATAACACCTGCCTGGTGGAGGTCAGCCGGGGCTGCCCCCATGGATGCCGCTTTTGCACCGTGGGGTACATCTATCGGCCTGTCAGGTTTCGGTCCGAAAAAGTGCTTTTGGATTGCCTGGATGAAGGATTGGAGCACACCAAAAAAATCGGGCTTATGGGCGCGGCGGTTTCGGATCTTCCCTGTCTGGACGAGTTATGCAGACGGGGGGAGGAGACGGAGGCCGTCCTGTCCTTTTCTTCGTTCCGGGCCAATAATATGAGTGAAGATTTGGTCAAATCCCTGGCGCGCGGCAAAGTCAAGACCGCCACCCTGGCGCCCGAGGCCGGGTCCCAGCGCATGCGGGACGTGATTAAGAAGAACATCACGGAACAAGACATCCTGGACGCCGCCCAGATTCTGGTGGAGGCGGGCATACCCAACCTTAAGCTGTATTTTATGGTGGGTCTGCCCACGGAAACCAAAGAGGATGTGGAGGAAATCGTCGCTCTCACAAAACGGATCAAGCATCGGTTCCTGAAGGCAAGCCAGCCCATCGGCCGCATCGGAACCATCCACATCAGCCTGAATTCCTTTGTGCCCAAGCCGTTCACGCCCTTTCAATGGGCGCCCATGGACGACGTGAAAACGCTCAAAAATAAGATTAAGCAGGTGAAAAACGGCTTGGCCCGGGTGGCCAACGTGACCGTCGCGGCCGATGTACCCCGGTGGGCGTTTATACAGGCTTTGATCGCTCGGGGAGACCGGCGGGTCGGCGAAATTCTGGAGCTGGCCCACAAGAATAACGGCAACTGGCCCCAGACCCTCAAACAAACCCCCATCAACCCGGATTTTTACGTCACCCGCCAACGTTTTCCCGAAGAAGTCTTCCCCTGGGATTTCATCGATAACCGCACCCGCAAGCAATTCCTGCTAAACGAATACAACCGGGCTTTGGCTTTAGAGTAA
- a CDS encoding NRDE family protein → MGETELKKTEHHLLCILLWAYRKHPDYPLILAANRDEFFNRPTASMARWDDFPHILAGRDLQGGGTWMGVNDRGRFAALTNVRDISRIKQEAKSRGLLVSGFLQNQDAPKDYLTTVQKKADQYNPFNLVAGDLGGLCCLTGVDNKVRKLDEGVFGLSNWGLDTPWPKVEKGKKALASIVEDALESGRLDREALFSMLADSKTAPDDKLPDTGVGLDWERVLSSIFVKSPGYGTRCSTVLTVSFSGRVEVEERTFGPDGVNGACSVARHQFELADR, encoded by the coding sequence TTGGGCGAAACTGAATTAAAGAAAACGGAGCATCATCTTTTGTGCATCTTATTGTGGGCCTATCGAAAACATCCTGATTACCCCCTGATTCTGGCGGCTAACCGGGATGAATTTTTCAACCGCCCCACCGCCTCCATGGCCAGGTGGGACGATTTTCCCCATATTTTGGCGGGTAGGGACCTCCAGGGCGGCGGAACCTGGATGGGCGTCAATGATCGCGGACGATTCGCCGCTTTGACCAATGTAAGGGATATCTCCCGCATCAAGCAGGAGGCCAAGAGCCGGGGGCTGCTCGTCTCCGGGTTTCTCCAAAATCAGGACGCGCCCAAGGATTATCTGACAACGGTGCAAAAAAAGGCGGATCAATACAATCCGTTCAACCTGGTGGCGGGGGACCTGGGCGGCCTGTGCTGTCTTACGGGGGTGGACAACAAGGTCAGAAAACTGGACGAGGGCGTGTTCGGCCTGTCCAACTGGGGCCTGGACACCCCCTGGCCCAAGGTGGAAAAAGGCAAAAAGGCCCTGGCTTCCATTGTGGAGGACGCTCTGGAAAGCGGCCGCCTTGACAGGGAGGCGCTCTTCTCCATGCTGGCGGATTCCAAAACAGCGCCGGACGACAAACTGCCCGATACCGGCGTGGGCCTGGATTGGGAGCGCGTACTCAGCTCCATTTTCGTCAAAAGCCCAGGATACGGAACAAGATGCTCCACCGTCCTGACCGTCTCGTTTTCAGGGCGGGTGGAAGTGGAGGAAAGGACCTTCGGCCCGGACGGCGTGAACGGCGCCTGCAGCGTCGCCCGCCATCAATTTGAACTGGCTGACAGATAA
- a CDS encoding FmdE family protein produces MNAQEILQSDEFKQCADFHGHICPGLATGFKGAKAALAWLKENKSEDEDLVAVVETDACMVDAIQVLTGCTFGKGNLLYKDYGKVAFSLLCRKTGQGVRVSMKPGAFKLSDEHMALVKKRLADTATKEDNKRFWELHHERSNLILEQDPVNIFDLNPASIEMPAKANILQSKPCAECGEPVMESKLCESSGKMICRGCLEKN; encoded by the coding sequence ATGAACGCACAGGAAATTTTGCAAAGCGACGAATTCAAACAATGCGCCGATTTCCACGGGCATATCTGCCCGGGCTTGGCCACAGGCTTTAAAGGCGCCAAGGCCGCTTTGGCGTGGCTTAAGGAAAATAAGTCGGAAGACGAAGACCTTGTGGCCGTGGTGGAAACCGACGCCTGCATGGTTGACGCCATCCAGGTTTTGACCGGCTGCACCTTTGGCAAGGGCAACCTTTTGTACAAGGATTACGGCAAGGTGGCCTTCTCCCTGTTATGCCGGAAAACCGGCCAGGGCGTGAGAGTGTCCATGAAACCGGGCGCTTTTAAATTATCCGACGAGCACATGGCCTTGGTCAAAAAACGTCTGGCGGATACGGCAACAAAGGAAGACAATAAGCGTTTCTGGGAATTGCACCATGAAAGATCCAACCTGATCCTGGAGCAGGATCCGGTAAACATCTTTGACTTGAATCCCGCCTCCATTGAAATGCCGGCCAAGGCCAACATCCTCCAGTCCAAGCCTTGCGCAGAATGCGGCGAGCCGGTCATGGAATCCAAGCTCTGCGAATCCAGCGGAAAAATGATTTGCCGGGGGTGTTTGGAGAAAAATTGA